One genomic segment of Rhizobium gallicum bv. gallicum R602sp includes these proteins:
- a CDS encoding MBL fold metallo-hydrolase, which yields MLTRRGLIKSAAALFAAGTVSGGFTPALAKAPFQPFQAPGFYRMKLGNFELTALSDGTIPLPLPELYTNTDAEDARRALAAAFMGTPTDTSVNAFLVNTGDRLVLIDAGTGAYLDGALGELVANLEAAGYKADQIDDIILTHIHTDHSGGLTIKGKPVFANATVHVNKREHDFWMETPGESRSANVPLSYFVEAHESLGPYAEAGRVRTFADNAGILPGIGSILRAGHTPGHSSIVVESAGAKIVFWGDITHGNVLQFDEPDVAIQFDTDQAEAIRAREAAFADATDGKYLVAGAHIAFPGIGHVRRDATNYEWVPVNYAS from the coding sequence ATGCTCACCCGTAGAGGCCTCATCAAGAGCGCAGCGGCGCTTTTTGCAGCGGGAACCGTTTCGGGCGGCTTCACCCCGGCCCTCGCGAAGGCACCCTTTCAGCCTTTCCAGGCTCCCGGCTTTTACAGAATGAAGCTTGGGAACTTCGAACTGACGGCGCTTTCGGATGGTACTATTCCGTTGCCGCTTCCGGAGCTTTACACAAACACCGACGCCGAAGATGCGCGCAGAGCGCTGGCTGCGGCGTTCATGGGCACGCCCACAGATACGTCGGTCAACGCCTTCCTCGTCAACACGGGGGACAGGCTGGTGCTGATCGACGCCGGCACAGGCGCCTATCTCGATGGTGCGCTCGGCGAGCTCGTCGCCAATCTCGAGGCGGCCGGCTACAAAGCGGACCAGATTGACGACATCATCCTGACGCATATCCATACCGACCATTCCGGCGGGCTGACGATCAAGGGCAAGCCGGTGTTCGCCAACGCGACCGTTCACGTCAACAAGCGTGAACATGATTTCTGGATGGAAACGCCTGGGGAAAGCCGATCGGCCAACGTGCCGCTAAGCTATTTCGTCGAGGCGCATGAGAGTCTGGGGCCCTATGCCGAAGCCGGCAGGGTTCGCACCTTCGCCGATAATGCCGGAATCCTGCCGGGCATCGGCTCGATCCTGCGGGCCGGGCACACGCCGGGGCACAGCTCGATAGTCGTGGAAAGCGCAGGCGCAAAGATCGTTTTCTGGGGCGACATTACCCATGGAAACGTGCTTCAGTTCGACGAGCCGGACGTGGCGATCCAGTTCGATACGGATCAGGCCGAGGCGATTCGTGCCAGGGAGGCGGCCTTCGCGGATGCGACCGACGGCAAATACCTGGTGGCCGGCGCTCACATTGCCTTTCCGGGCATCGGCCATGTTCGCCGCGATGCGACGAATTACGAATGGGTTCCCGTCAATTATGCCTCTTGA
- a CDS encoding IS110 family RNA-guided transposase, whose amino-acid sequence MEEITTIGLDIAKSVFQVHAISATGTVVIRRQLKRRFVLQFFASLKPCLVGIEACATAHHWGRELANLGHEVRLMPPRYVKPYVKRNKNDAADAEAICEAVTRPNMRFVPIKTADQQSILMLHRTRMLFIRQRTMTINAVRAHLAEFGIVAGIGRNGLLELLHLIRKGEKPEIPAEACLCLAALADQVDLLKQRILEMDRQIMRWHRAHELSRKLEGIPGVGPLVATALAASIPDPSVFRSGRDLSAWIGLVPKQNSSGGKEKLGGISKAGNRYLRQLLVVGALAVIKRAKLLGYARHPWLVSLMERRSAKVAAVALANKIARIAWAMMSRNEPYRAIPVTAER is encoded by the coding sequence ATGGAAGAGATTACCACGATTGGACTCGACATTGCTAAGTCGGTGTTCCAGGTGCACGCCATTTCCGCGACCGGCACGGTCGTCATCCGCCGACAGTTGAAGCGCCGCTTTGTTCTTCAGTTCTTCGCGAGCCTCAAACCCTGCCTCGTGGGCATAGAAGCCTGCGCAACCGCGCATCATTGGGGTCGAGAGCTGGCAAATCTCGGGCACGAGGTCCGGCTGATGCCGCCGCGCTATGTGAAGCCTTACGTCAAACGCAACAAGAACGATGCGGCGGATGCAGAGGCAATATGCGAGGCGGTGACACGGCCGAACATGCGGTTTGTGCCGATCAAGACAGCCGATCAACAATCGATCCTGATGCTTCATCGGACCCGCATGCTGTTCATTCGCCAGCGGACTATGACCATCAATGCTGTTCGCGCCCATCTCGCCGAGTTCGGCATTGTTGCGGGGATCGGTCGTAATGGACTGCTTGAGCTTCTCCATCTCATTCGGAAGGGCGAGAAACCTGAGATACCGGCGGAGGCATGTTTATGTCTTGCCGCTTTAGCGGACCAAGTCGACCTCTTGAAGCAGCGTATACTGGAAATGGATCGGCAAATCATGAGGTGGCACCGCGCTCACGAACTCAGTCGTAAGCTCGAAGGAATTCCAGGTGTTGGTCCATTGGTGGCAACAGCACTGGCTGCCAGTATTCCCGATCCCAGCGTCTTTCGTTCCGGTCGTGATCTGAGTGCCTGGATTGGCTTAGTCCCGAAACAAAACTCTAGTGGAGGCAAGGAGAAACTCGGTGGGATCAGCAAGGCCGGGAATCGATATCTGAGGCAGCTATTGGTGGTCGGCGCGTTGGCGGTGATCAAGAGAGCGAAGCTATTGGGCTACGCCCGCCATCCTTGGCTGGTCTCACTGATGGAGCGCCGTTCGGCAAAGGTCGCGGCGGTAGCACTCGCCAACAAGATAGCGCGGATTGCCTGGGCGATGATGAGCCGCAACGAACCCTATCGAGCAATCCCGGTCACCGCCGAAAGGTGA
- a CDS encoding polysaccharide biosynthesis/export family protein, producing MLFVQPKTLLALSLVAMTAALSGCNTYKPAPRAFNQATIQPYTLDSGDRLRITVFDQPSMTNTYMVDQAGYIAFPLVGQVPARGRTLQQLSGQIAQKLQQGYLRDPDVTIDVDRYRSIFIMGEVGQPGQYSYVPGMTVQNAIAVAGGFTSRANQGTVDVTRKINGQVLTGRVNISSSIIAGDTIYVRERLF from the coding sequence ATGCTTTTCGTCCAGCCCAAGACGCTTCTGGCTCTGAGCCTTGTCGCCATGACGGCGGCATTGAGCGGTTGCAACACCTATAAGCCCGCGCCGAGAGCTTTCAATCAGGCAACGATCCAGCCCTATACGCTCGACAGCGGCGACCGCCTGCGCATCACCGTTTTCGATCAGCCGAGCATGACGAATACCTATATGGTCGATCAGGCAGGCTACATCGCCTTCCCGCTCGTCGGACAGGTGCCGGCGCGCGGACGCACGCTGCAGCAGCTTTCCGGTCAGATCGCCCAGAAGTTGCAGCAGGGCTATCTGCGCGATCCCGATGTGACGATCGATGTCGACCGCTACCGTTCCATCTTCATCATGGGAGAAGTCGGTCAGCCCGGCCAGTATTCCTATGTGCCGGGCATGACGGTGCAGAACGCGATCGCCGTTGCCGGCGGCTTCACCTCCCGCGCCAATCAGGGCACGGTCGACGTCACCCGCAAGATCAACGGCCAGGTGCTGACCGGACGCGTCAACATTTCGTCCTCAATCATCGCCGGCGACACGATCTATGTCCGCGAACGGCTGTTCTGA
- a CDS encoding LysR family transcriptional regulator, translated as MLRDFSDTAAFVKVVQEGSFTGAARALRTPKTRISRKVQELEARLGAQLLHRTTRSLKLTEAGTIYFQRCEGLVKDIEDAENAVAELQQHPKGWLRITSPHWLSTRILAPVLSEFRRFYPDVYPQLLLAHEVLDVVAKDIDIALRLWEGPMPDSSLTARRLGDLPMGIYAAPAYLERHGSPSNPAELADHACLLTQFYFDKPVHAWPLTREGRCNEFPVRPVAVASDPEGLHGFLLAGEGLQMTSHLRVRADVAAGRLVHVLPEWSGPAPTLYAMRAGGRIQPPKVRAFLDFLVPRLKLAEIRDENAAASH; from the coding sequence ATGCTGCGTGACTTCAGCGACACGGCGGCGTTCGTAAAGGTCGTGCAGGAGGGCAGCTTCACCGGTGCCGCACGGGCGCTGCGAACGCCGAAGACGCGGATCAGCCGCAAAGTTCAGGAATTGGAGGCGCGGTTAGGGGCCCAGCTTCTCCACAGGACAACGCGCAGCCTGAAGCTCACCGAAGCCGGCACGATCTACTTCCAGCGTTGCGAGGGCTTGGTCAAAGATATCGAAGATGCCGAAAACGCTGTGGCCGAGCTGCAGCAACATCCCAAGGGCTGGCTCAGGATCACATCTCCACATTGGTTGTCGACCCGCATTTTAGCGCCGGTGCTCAGCGAATTCAGAAGGTTCTACCCGGATGTCTATCCACAGTTGCTTCTGGCCCATGAGGTGCTGGATGTCGTTGCCAAGGATATTGATATCGCCCTGCGTCTGTGGGAGGGACCCATGCCCGATTCCTCGCTCACTGCCCGCCGACTTGGCGATCTGCCAATGGGCATATATGCGGCTCCCGCTTATCTTGAAAGGCACGGAAGCCCTTCGAATCCGGCAGAGCTCGCAGATCACGCTTGCCTGTTGACACAGTTCTATTTCGACAAGCCGGTCCACGCCTGGCCTCTGACGCGCGAGGGGCGGTGCAACGAGTTTCCGGTACGGCCCGTTGCGGTGGCCAGCGATCCCGAAGGGTTGCACGGCTTTCTGCTGGCCGGCGAAGGCCTGCAAATGACCAGTCATCTCCGTGTCAGGGCGGACGTCGCGGCAGGACGCCTCGTCCACGTGCTGCCCGAATGGTCCGGACCGGCCCCCACGCTTTACGCGATGAGAGCAGGCGGACGTATCCAGCCGCCAAAGGTCAGGGCGTTTCTCGACTTTCTGGTGCCGAGGCTGAAGCTTGCTGAGATCCGCGACGAGAATGCTGCTGCTTCGCACTGA
- a CDS encoding helix-turn-helix domain-containing protein codes for MITGMQIRGARAMTGMSIDELAAASGLTPEAIEALEDGDGMGEPGAFLAAKHALEAAGVIFIASGNQDEGGPGVRLRARTSSDDGIRPENLNATNDD; via the coding sequence ATGATCACAGGAATGCAGATACGCGGCGCGCGCGCCATGACCGGGATGAGCATCGATGAGCTTGCCGCTGCGTCCGGCCTGACGCCGGAAGCTATAGAGGCGCTCGAAGACGGCGACGGAATGGGCGAGCCCGGCGCATTCCTTGCCGCCAAGCACGCGCTGGAGGCAGCCGGCGTGATCTTTATCGCCAGCGGCAATCAGGACGAAGGCGGCCCCGGCGTGCGTCTGCGGGCGCGCACGTCAAGCGACGACGGCATCCGGCCCGAAAACCTCAACGCCACCAACGACGACTGA
- a CDS encoding undecaprenyl-phosphate glucose phosphotransferase yields the protein MNKAEKSDQFDVEALRKRVSAANADGGGKETPGEINAYARQIAEQFREGTRSPSMVIGQLRLFEFVSQFAIGLLAFLIWPGDGSESLGARAGIAAAAAALGVMALQLSDTYSIPALRARIRLLPRIFGAWAAAFAVTEAIFSLFRDLAWAEINLHVAWFSLASVFLLGSRFLVAYGIRNWARNGVMERRAVIVGGGEPAKDLIRVLEQQADNDIRICGIFDDRGEKRSPVMVAGYPKLGTVAELVEFVRLTRIDMLIIALPLSAEARILQLLKKLWILPVDIRLAAHANRLRFRPRAYSHIGSVPMLDIFKKPIRDWDSVAKRGFDIFFASLALVLLWPVMILTAIAIKLTSKGPVFFMQKRHGFNNEVINVFKFRSMYTNMSDHNAKVVVTKGDPRVTSVGRFIRKSSIDELPQLFNVLKGDLSLVGPRPHAVLAQTKDRAWGDIVEGYFARHRVKPGVTGWAQINGWRGEIDNDDKIKFRTAYDLYYIENWSLWFDLKILFLTPVRLLNTENAY from the coding sequence ATGAACAAAGCAGAAAAGAGCGATCAGTTCGACGTGGAAGCCCTGCGCAAGCGGGTTTCCGCTGCCAACGCAGACGGTGGCGGGAAGGAAACCCCCGGAGAGATCAACGCCTATGCCCGGCAGATTGCCGAACAGTTCCGCGAGGGAACGCGTTCCCCGTCGATGGTCATCGGCCAGCTGCGCCTCTTCGAATTCGTCTCTCAATTCGCAATCGGGCTGCTCGCCTTCCTGATCTGGCCTGGAGACGGCAGCGAAAGCCTTGGCGCGCGGGCGGGCATAGCAGCTGCCGCGGCAGCGTTGGGCGTCATGGCGCTGCAGCTTTCGGATACCTATTCCATTCCGGCTCTGCGGGCGCGCATTCGTCTGCTTCCGCGCATCTTCGGCGCCTGGGCGGCTGCCTTTGCCGTGACGGAAGCGATCTTTTCGCTCTTCCGCGATCTAGCATGGGCAGAGATAAACCTGCATGTTGCTTGGTTCTCGCTTGCCTCAGTCTTCCTGCTCGGCTCACGCTTCCTGGTCGCCTACGGCATCCGCAACTGGGCGCGCAACGGCGTCATGGAGCGCCGCGCCGTGATCGTCGGCGGCGGCGAACCTGCCAAGGATCTGATCCGCGTTCTCGAGCAGCAGGCAGACAACGATATCCGCATATGCGGCATATTCGACGACCGGGGCGAGAAGCGCTCGCCGGTCATGGTCGCAGGCTATCCGAAGCTCGGCACCGTTGCCGAACTGGTCGAATTCGTACGGCTGACCCGGATCGACATGCTGATTATCGCGCTGCCGCTGAGCGCCGAGGCGCGCATCCTGCAGCTTCTCAAAAAACTTTGGATCCTGCCGGTCGATATCCGCCTTGCGGCACATGCCAACCGCCTGCGGTTCCGACCGCGTGCCTATTCGCATATCGGCTCCGTGCCGATGCTCGACATTTTCAAGAAGCCGATCCGTGATTGGGACTCGGTCGCCAAACGAGGCTTCGACATCTTCTTCGCATCGCTTGCGCTTGTTTTGCTCTGGCCGGTGATGATCCTGACGGCCATTGCAATCAAGCTGACGTCCAAGGGTCCAGTCTTCTTCATGCAGAAGCGGCACGGCTTCAACAATGAGGTCATCAACGTCTTCAAGTTCCGCTCGATGTACACCAACATGAGTGATCACAACGCCAAGGTCGTAGTGACCAAGGGCGATCCGCGCGTGACGTCGGTCGGCCGCTTCATCCGCAAATCCTCGATCGATGAATTGCCGCAACTATTCAATGTGCTGAAAGGCGATCTCTCGCTCGTCGGCCCCAGGCCGCATGCAGTCCTGGCGCAGACCAAAGATCGCGCCTGGGGCGACATCGTTGAAGGCTATTTCGCCCGTCACCGCGTGAAGCCCGGCGTGACCGGCTGGGCGCAGATCAACGGCTGGCGCGGCGAGATCGACAATGACGACAAGATCAAGTTCCGCACCGCCTACGACCTCTACTATATCGAGAACTGGTCGCTCTGGTTCGATCTCAAGATATTGTTCCTGACGCCGGTGCGGTTACTCAACACGGAAAACGCCTATTGA
- a CDS encoding O-antigen ligase family protein gives MSPIEAAYSHVAQPQRAALRFIGSAMVAFGVFLAGFVINEPAPYELWMAGLVGIWFILGLRISRFTAMLLTLLLTFNVGGMLSLTQMKDMTGGPMYVAVSTFLALTSVFYAAIIEDSAKRLPLIFNAWVFAAVITSLLGILGYFHAFPGAEVFTLYDRAKGAFQDPNVFGPFLVVPSLYLIHGILTRDLKTSPLRAAALLIVALGVFLSFSRAAWGLFLLGVVLLIFLMLLKERSGAFRLRILILSLLAIVLMVAALLIALQFPQVSDLFSTRAQLVQEYDGEYLGRFDRHRIGFQMMMERPLGLGPMVFGTIFPEDEHNIWLKTLTTYGWLGFVSYVSLLVWTLYLGLKNLLRDRPWQPYLMIAWICIIGHAVIGNVIDIDHWRHVYLLLGIVWGCAALEHRYRQSFPGHSAV, from the coding sequence TTGAGCCCGATCGAGGCGGCATATTCCCACGTCGCCCAACCGCAGCGCGCCGCACTGCGCTTCATCGGCTCGGCGATGGTTGCCTTCGGCGTCTTCCTCGCTGGCTTCGTCATCAATGAGCCTGCGCCTTACGAACTGTGGATGGCGGGGCTCGTCGGCATCTGGTTTATCCTCGGCCTTCGAATCTCGCGCTTCACCGCGATGCTTCTGACCCTGCTCCTGACCTTCAATGTCGGCGGCATGCTTTCACTGACGCAAATGAAGGACATGACCGGCGGGCCGATGTATGTCGCGGTCTCGACCTTCCTTGCCCTGACCTCTGTCTTCTATGCGGCCATCATTGAAGACAGCGCCAAGCGGCTGCCGCTGATCTTCAATGCCTGGGTCTTTGCAGCCGTCATCACCTCGTTGCTCGGTATACTTGGATATTTCCATGCCTTTCCCGGCGCCGAGGTCTTCACGCTCTACGACCGCGCGAAGGGCGCATTCCAGGATCCGAACGTCTTCGGACCGTTCCTGGTCGTACCGTCCCTCTATCTCATCCACGGCATATTGACGCGCGACCTGAAGACCTCGCCGTTGCGCGCCGCCGCGCTGCTGATCGTTGCGCTCGGCGTATTCCTGTCCTTTTCGCGCGCCGCCTGGGGCCTCTTCCTGCTCGGTGTGGTGCTGCTCATCTTCCTGATGCTCCTGAAGGAGCGAAGCGGCGCTTTCCGGCTGCGCATCCTCATCCTCTCGCTTCTGGCGATCGTTTTGATGGTCGCAGCCCTTCTGATTGCGCTTCAATTCCCGCAGGTCAGCGATTTGTTCAGCACCCGCGCACAGCTCGTCCAGGAATATGACGGCGAATATCTCGGCCGCTTCGACCGCCACCGCATCGGCTTTCAGATGATGATGGAAAGGCCGCTCGGTCTCGGCCCGATGGTGTTCGGCACCATCTTTCCGGAAGACGAGCACAATATCTGGCTGAAGACGCTGACGACCTATGGCTGGCTCGGCTTCGTCTCCTACGTGTCGCTACTCGTGTGGACGCTTTACCTCGGCCTCAAGAACCTCCTCAGGGATCGGCCCTGGCAGCCTTATCTGATGATCGCCTGGATCTGCATCATCGGCCACGCAGTCATCGGCAACGTGATCGACATCGACCATTGGCGGCATGTCTATCTTCTCCTCGGCATTGTCTGGGGGTGCGCCGCACTCGAACATCGCTACCGGCAGAGTTTCCCCGGCCATAGCGCGGTCTAA
- a CDS encoding GumC family protein, which translates to MSGVTGNQDVDIDLGQLVRAVWARRLKVVAVTLIGAGVAFAGAKMISPKYSAETRLLIEQRAPAFANTQSNDGNAGPLLDELNIASQVQLLQSADIIKQVINSEKLYELPEFDDAVNGSALSDILVALHIKKNPLDNPPEERVIDAFIERLQVYQVPGSRVIGITFTSRDPKIAARIPNAMANVYLATQSGAKLDTNSEATRWLEPEIENLRQKVNDAEQKVAEYRAKHGLLPTNGGGNFPQQQLNDISVELTRVRGEKANAEARAQSVRNALASGEASDTLPDIMSSQSMQRLKATESGLQSQISDLSTSLLNNHPKLKSLRAQLADIKTQIRQETQKILASVEGEAKVAGLRAAELERQSGTLRANSAQAGEDEVGLNALQREANAQRQLLETYLARYREAASRADSNSSPADARIVSRAIEPVDPYFPKVVPIVVVAAVATLIMSSIVIMLAELFSGRALRPVDGSVQPAAPIEEKTQAAAAPKAKRDVKPSMLSAPLEEEPAHEAPQSLEEESEFSISSVAHYLTSSRATLAVAISPTGDDGSAATVSLARALADVGQRVVLVDMTGSGYPTELMGDDPNAPGVTDLLCGAAAFGETIHGDRDSDAHLIPQGISDIRQAMRGADRLSLLLDALSSAYDLVIVECGAADVAGVSRLTRSKDVEIILSMPDVIEEEFVFAMTEFEKAGYQRVVLMSGDETIAEDLPRRAA; encoded by the coding sequence ATGTCCGGCGTAACGGGTAATCAGGATGTGGACATCGACCTTGGCCAGCTCGTTCGAGCCGTCTGGGCCCGCCGGCTGAAGGTTGTCGCCGTCACGCTGATCGGGGCAGGGGTCGCCTTTGCCGGCGCCAAGATGATCTCGCCGAAATACAGTGCCGAAACGCGTCTGCTGATCGAGCAGCGTGCACCGGCTTTCGCCAACACCCAATCGAACGACGGCAATGCCGGACCGCTGCTCGACGAGTTGAACATTGCGAGCCAAGTTCAGCTTCTGCAGTCCGCCGATATCATCAAGCAGGTCATCAACAGCGAGAAGCTCTATGAGCTGCCTGAATTCGACGATGCCGTCAACGGCTCTGCGCTGAGCGACATCCTTGTGGCACTGCATATCAAGAAGAACCCGCTTGATAATCCGCCTGAAGAGCGCGTGATCGATGCGTTCATCGAGCGCCTTCAGGTCTACCAGGTTCCCGGTTCGCGCGTCATCGGCATCACCTTCACGTCGAGGGATCCGAAGATTGCCGCGCGCATTCCGAATGCCATGGCGAATGTCTATCTCGCGACGCAGAGCGGCGCCAAACTCGATACGAACTCGGAGGCCACCCGTTGGCTCGAGCCGGAAATCGAGAACCTTCGCCAGAAGGTAAACGACGCCGAGCAGAAGGTTGCCGAATACCGCGCCAAGCACGGTCTTCTGCCGACGAACGGAGGCGGGAACTTTCCGCAGCAGCAGCTGAACGATATCTCTGTTGAGCTGACCCGCGTACGCGGCGAAAAGGCGAATGCCGAGGCGCGCGCCCAGTCCGTCCGCAACGCGCTCGCCTCCGGTGAGGCGTCGGATACGTTGCCGGACATCATGTCCTCGCAGTCCATGCAGCGGCTCAAGGCCACTGAGTCGGGCCTCCAGTCGCAGATTTCCGATCTCAGCACGTCGCTGCTCAACAACCATCCGAAGTTGAAGAGCCTGCGAGCGCAGCTTGCAGACATCAAGACGCAGATCCGCCAGGAAACGCAAAAGATCCTGGCCAGCGTAGAGGGCGAAGCGAAGGTCGCCGGCCTTCGTGCTGCCGAACTCGAGCGCCAGTCCGGCACCTTGCGGGCAAACAGCGCCCAGGCGGGCGAAGACGAGGTGGGCCTCAATGCCCTGCAGCGCGAGGCGAACGCCCAGCGCCAACTCCTCGAAACCTACCTCGCGCGCTATCGGGAAGCCGCTTCGCGCGCCGACAGCAATTCGAGTCCGGCGGATGCGCGCATCGTCTCGCGCGCCATCGAGCCTGTCGATCCGTACTTCCCGAAGGTCGTGCCGATCGTTGTCGTCGCTGCCGTCGCGACGTTGATCATGAGTTCGATCGTCATCATGCTCGCGGAACTTTTCAGCGGCCGGGCACTGCGTCCCGTCGACGGCAGCGTCCAGCCGGCTGCGCCGATCGAAGAAAAAACGCAGGCCGCCGCCGCGCCGAAAGCCAAGCGTGACGTCAAGCCCAGCATGCTTTCGGCACCGCTGGAAGAAGAGCCTGCGCACGAGGCGCCTCAATCTTTGGAAGAAGAAAGCGAATTCTCGATCAGCTCTGTCGCCCATTATCTCACGAGCAGCCGGGCAACGCTCGCTGTCGCGATATCGCCGACTGGCGACGACGGTTCCGCGGCGACTGTTTCGCTGGCCCGCGCACTTGCCGACGTCGGTCAGCGCGTGGTCCTGGTCGACATGACCGGCTCCGGCTATCCGACCGAGTTGATGGGCGACGACCCGAATGCGCCGGGCGTCACCGACCTGCTCTGCGGCGCTGCCGCTTTCGGCGAAACGATTCATGGCGACCGTGACTCAGATGCTCATCTGATCCCGCAGGGCATCAGCGACATCCGTCAGGCGATGCGCGGCGCAGACCGGCTTTCGCTGCTGCTCGACGCATTGTCCTCAGCCTATGATCTCGTGATTGTCGAGTGCGGCGCAGCCGATGTTGCCGGCGTCTCCCGCCTGACGCGCAGCAAGGATGTCGAGATCATCCTTTCGATGCCGGACGTGATCGAAGAGGAGTTCGTCTTCGCGATGACGGAATTCGAAAAGGCGGGCTATCAGCGCGTCGTGCTGATGTCCGGCGACGAGACAATTGCGGAGGACCTCCCGCGCCGGGCGGCCTGA
- a CDS encoding glycosyltransferase has protein sequence MAQQRPLRILHCFRSPVGGIFRHVRDLVEEHSTAGHEIGILCDSSTGGEHEDRLFDDIRPFLSLGLTRIPIRRSVALSDIGVIWETYKKIKSLRPDVLHGHGAKGGVLARLVGSALRVNRYRVARLYTAHGGSLHYSRSSLTGQFVLRMERLQEYFTDALVFICEYERDTYAQKVGRPRPLTRLIYNGIGERDFQIIPTRSDAVHFIYVGMLRDLKGPDLFVDAFAKTERLIGRPLSALMIGDGPDREKYRDMMVERGLGKRIGMLPPMRVQEAFAMAQNLVVPSRAEAMPYIILEGLGAGKTVIASRVGGIPEVLGRSSPALVAPDNADDLARVMADALTTPGWHNAVMPSIDSVKSVFSSSVMARDVLKLYHTLAEGSSASETYEASVNLS, from the coding sequence ATGGCACAACAGCGCCCCCTCCGTATACTCCATTGTTTCAGATCGCCCGTCGGCGGGATATTCCGCCATGTCCGCGATCTGGTGGAGGAACACAGCACGGCCGGGCATGAGATCGGCATCCTCTGCGACAGCTCCACCGGCGGCGAGCACGAGGACCGGCTCTTCGACGATATCCGTCCCTTTCTCTCACTCGGGCTGACGCGCATACCGATCCGGCGTTCCGTGGCGCTTTCCGATATCGGCGTGATATGGGAGACATACAAGAAAATCAAAAGTTTGCGGCCGGACGTGCTGCACGGACACGGCGCCAAGGGCGGCGTGCTCGCGCGCCTTGTCGGCTCAGCCTTGCGGGTGAACAGGTATCGCGTAGCCCGCCTCTATACCGCCCACGGCGGAAGCCTGCACTATTCCCGCTCGTCGCTCACCGGACAGTTCGTCCTGCGGATGGAGCGGTTGCAGGAATATTTCACTGATGCCCTCGTCTTCATCTGCGAATACGAGCGCGACACCTATGCACAGAAAGTGGGCCGGCCGAGACCCCTGACGCGGCTGATCTACAACGGGATCGGGGAGCGGGATTTCCAGATTATTCCCACACGATCCGATGCCGTACATTTCATCTATGTCGGCATGCTCCGGGACCTTAAGGGTCCCGATCTGTTTGTGGATGCATTTGCCAAGACCGAGCGGCTGATTGGTCGCCCTCTTTCGGCGCTGATGATCGGCGACGGGCCGGACCGGGAGAAATACCGCGACATGATGGTCGAGCGCGGCCTCGGCAAGCGTATCGGCATGCTGCCGCCGATGCGTGTGCAGGAAGCATTCGCGATGGCGCAGAACCTGGTGGTGCCGTCCCGCGCCGAAGCCATGCCCTACATCATCCTCGAAGGGCTCGGCGCCGGAAAGACGGTCATCGCCAGCCGCGTCGGCGGCATTCCGGAAGTGCTCGGCAGGAGCAGCCCTGCCCTCGTCGCGCCCGACAACGCGGATGACCTAGCCCGCGTCATGGCCGACGCGCTGACGACACCCGGCTGGCATAATGCCGTGATGCCTTCGATCGATTCGGTGAAGTCCGTTTTTTCCTCTTCCGTAATGGCAAGAGATGTCCTGAAACTGTACCACACGCTCGCGGAGGGCTCTTCAGCCTCCGAAACCTATGAGGCATCCGTAAACCTTTCTTAG